A region of the Candidatus Eremiobacteraceae bacterium genome:
GCGGCGACGGCCGCGTCGACCACCCGCTGCACTTCGTGAAGTTGAGCCATGTCGGCCGGATCGGGTTGGTCGGCGATCACCCGGTCACCGAATGTGGCTCCGCTCGGAGTGCCCGGCAGCGGAGAATCAAGCGACACCGGTGTCGCCCGCGAAAGGGCCAACTGGACGGCGTACAATTTCGCATCGTCAAGACCCGCGCCGGTCGCTGCCGCGCGGTCGTCGGGCGCTTCGCCTAACGTTTGCGCAAGCCGCCAGCGCGCTGCATCCAACGTGCGCGCATCGCGGCGCGTGCGTTCGGGGACCACGTCCATGCGGCGAAGCCCGTTGAACATGGCGCCGCGGATGATGCGGCTAGACCACGCTTCGAACGAAACCTTGAACGATGGATCGAAGGTGTCGAGCGCGCGCAAAAGACCGACGCAGCCGTCACCGACAAGATCGTCGCTCACGAAGTGTGCGGGCAAACGGCGCAAAACGCCGGACGCGATCCGCCGCACGAGAGTGAGCGCCGCCTCGCACGCGAGCGAACGGTCGCGCTGGCTTCGCGAATGCGCGTAGTTGTGTGCGTGGGTTTCGAGCGCGGCGTCGGGCAAAGCCGCTGCAGCCGGCGTCATTTCGCAACTCCCCGAAGCGAAGCTTCGAGTTCGTGTGCGAGTCCTGTGCGGTCTGAGCCGGCGATGGCTTGCGCCAGCGCGTCCACGAACATGGATTCCATCAAGTCGTCTCCCGTGCCGCCGCTAGGCTGGCCACTGATGTCCTCGCCGTCGTCAGCTTCGGATTGCGCCTCGCGACTCTGCAGGCTGCGACCGACACCCGCATCGGTCAGCATTTGTTTGAGCATCAGAGCTTCGAATTGTGCGCACGCCTGCGCGAGTCCATCGGGCATCTGCGTCAGCCTCGCTCGAGGTTGTTGGCGAGGCGCAGTAGCTCATCGGCGGCCTGCACGGTCTTGGCGCTGGCCTCATACGCGCGCTGCGCCGAGAGAATGGCCATCATGGCGCCGATTACGTTGACGTTCGCTCGTTCCAAGCAGCGTTGTTTGACGGCGCCGAAGCCGCCGGTGCCAGGCGATCCGCGATAACATTTGCCGGACGCCTGCGTGGGATAGAACAGACCGTCTGCGGCAAGCCGCAGTTGCGGGTTGTCGGCGAACGCGCAAAGGCGGATGTGGCCCGCGATCACCGCGCCGGGTTTGCCGACGACGCGGCAGCGAACGATGCCATCGGCGCCGATCGTCATCTGCGTGGTGCCGTGCGGCAAGCGAACGTCCGCGAGCGCGGCGCCGCCGGGAAGTCGGAGTTGTCCACTGGCGTCCGGTGTGAAATTCCCGGCGCGCGTGAACGCGGCACGGCCAGCCGCGGTGTGCACTTCGAAGAGCCCTTCGCCGTCGATCGCGATGTCGTCGTCGTTGTTCGTGGAATCGAGTTTGCCTTGCGAGAAGAGCTTTCGCTGCGCACCATCGGCGGTGCCGAGCGTGCGACCATCGGGCGTGATGAGCGCGGCGAATTCCGGCCGGTCGGCGCGGTAACCGGGCGTGTCGGCATTTGCGAGATTGGCGGAAATGGCGTCGATGATGGCTTGCTGTGCGTCCATGCCGGCAGCTCCGGCGACGAGCGCGCGGTTCACTGATGCACCGCCGGAACGTCGGTAACCGCACGCCGCAGCGTCTCGTCGGCGCGTTGCGAAGCTTTTTGATTCGCTTCAAACGCGCGCTGCGTGGAGACGAGCGC
Encoded here:
- a CDS encoding sigma-70 family RNA polymerase sigma factor, with translation MTPAAAALPDAALETHAHNYAHSRSQRDRSLACEAALTLVRRIASGVLRRLPAHFVSDDLVGDGCVGLLRALDTFDPSFKVSFEAWSSRIIRGAMFNGLRRMDVVPERTRRDARTLDAARWRLAQTLGEAPDDRAAATGAGLDDAKLYAVQLALSRATPVSLDSPLPGTPSGATFGDRVIADQPDPADMAQLHEVQRVVDAAVAALPARERLIIAACYAGFATFREIGGRLGISKQRVSQIHSRTLTNLRSTLASQADA
- a CDS encoding flagellar hook-basal body protein: MNRALVAGAAGMDAQQAIIDAISANLANADTPGYRADRPEFAALITPDGRTLGTADGAQRKLFSQGKLDSTNNDDDIAIDGEGLFEVHTAAGRAAFTRAGNFTPDASGQLRLPGGAALADVRLPHGTTQMTIGADGIVRCRVVGKPGAVIAGHIRLCAFADNPQLRLAADGLFYPTQASGKCYRGSPGTGGFGAVKQRCLERANVNVIGAMMAILSAQRAYEASAKTVQAADELLRLANNLERG